A portion of the Acidisarcina polymorpha genome contains these proteins:
- a CDS encoding CRTAC1 family protein, protein MVILSTLGLKTRSEDTRIISAVANYVFANSAVIFLRLLRASRWSLVAIALLGVTVSIGTPTAHGQQPATPPLYGGSAATPQQGGSATAGTFAPVLDSEKRPITAGGFVKNGPIVYQDISAKAGLTGWRHKMGTPQKPFILETIGSGVALLDYDNDGWLDIYLVNGSTYEALDGKAEPPHAALFHNNHDGTFTDVSAQAGVTNGRWGFGVAVGDYDNDGWPDLYVSNFGKNRLYHNNHDGTFTDVAEHAGVTLGNWSTGASFGDYDGDGKLDLFVPGYIHYDVSHPPAPGSAAVGFGFCQYRGAPVMCGPRGLQGEPDHLFHNNGDGTFTDVSEKAGVSDTHHYYGFSSTFVDVNNDGKVDLIVADDSTPNYLYINKGDGTFDDASFYSGFALNQAARETASMGLAVGDYLNNGRVDLYTTTFSDDYKTLFRNEGDGNFSEITPQMGIAEVTYPFLSWGTEFIDYDNDGWKDIMSVSGHVYPEVDKYDWGTTFAERPQLFHNVKKGKAFEVVPAVEGTGLAIVVPSRGAAFGDLFNDGKIDVVINCIDHTPVLLRNVNADTNHWVGLKLVGGPKSPRDAVGATVYVAAGGIRQRGDVMSGGSFESSNDQRLHFGLGPASAVDSVEVRWNSGLVEHVNLPSVDRFFVIEEGKGLVPSVYDAIANSAASAIKPRSAGN, encoded by the coding sequence ATGGTGATTTTGTCCACCCTGGGGCTGAAGACAAGGAGTGAGGATACGCGCATAATTAGCGCCGTGGCCAATTACGTCTTTGCGAACTCAGCAGTCATTTTCTTGCGTCTGCTCCGGGCGTCCCGGTGGAGCTTAGTAGCCATCGCCCTGCTTGGGGTCACTGTCTCTATTGGAACTCCGACAGCGCATGGACAGCAACCAGCAACACCCCCGCTTTACGGTGGCAGCGCCGCAACACCGCAGCAAGGCGGCTCCGCAACGGCGGGCACATTCGCTCCCGTTCTTGACTCGGAGAAGCGGCCCATTACCGCAGGTGGTTTCGTCAAGAACGGACCGATCGTCTATCAGGACATCTCCGCGAAGGCAGGCCTTACTGGTTGGCGCCATAAGATGGGCACGCCGCAGAAGCCTTTCATTCTGGAAACGATCGGATCCGGTGTGGCGCTGCTAGATTATGACAACGACGGATGGCTGGATATCTATCTAGTGAACGGCTCCACGTATGAGGCATTGGATGGAAAGGCCGAGCCACCGCACGCAGCGCTCTTTCACAACAACCACGATGGCACGTTCACGGACGTATCAGCGCAGGCTGGCGTAACAAACGGGAGATGGGGATTCGGAGTCGCGGTAGGAGACTATGACAACGATGGCTGGCCCGACCTGTATGTGTCGAATTTCGGGAAAAACCGGCTCTATCATAACAACCACGATGGCACCTTCACCGATGTTGCCGAACATGCCGGAGTGACACTAGGGAACTGGTCGACAGGCGCCAGCTTCGGTGACTATGACGGTGACGGTAAGCTCGACCTGTTTGTCCCCGGGTACATCCATTATGATGTTAGTCACCCGCCGGCGCCGGGTTCGGCAGCGGTGGGATTTGGATTCTGCCAGTACCGGGGGGCGCCTGTGATGTGCGGTCCGCGCGGGCTTCAGGGCGAGCCAGACCATCTCTTTCACAACAATGGGGATGGGACCTTTACCGACGTCAGCGAAAAAGCCGGTGTGAGTGATACGCATCACTACTATGGATTCTCCTCTACCTTCGTTGACGTAAATAACGACGGTAAGGTAGATCTTATTGTCGCCGACGACTCGACCCCGAACTACCTCTATATCAATAAGGGCGATGGCACCTTTGATGACGCCAGCTTCTATTCAGGCTTTGCGCTCAACCAGGCCGCCCGTGAAACAGCTTCGATGGGGCTGGCCGTAGGAGACTACCTTAATAACGGCAGGGTTGACCTTTATACAACCACGTTTTCCGACGACTACAAGACCCTCTTCCGCAATGAGGGCGACGGCAACTTTTCCGAAATTACCCCGCAAATGGGAATCGCCGAGGTCACCTATCCATTCTTGAGTTGGGGCACAGAGTTTATCGATTACGACAATGACGGATGGAAGGACATCATGTCGGTCAGCGGGCATGTCTATCCGGAGGTGGACAAGTATGACTGGGGCACCACCTTCGCCGAACGTCCCCAGTTGTTCCACAACGTCAAGAAAGGGAAGGCGTTTGAAGTCGTTCCCGCGGTCGAGGGCACGGGACTGGCGATCGTCGTCCCTAGCCGTGGAGCGGCGTTCGGAGACCTCTTTAATGACGGCAAAATCGACGTTGTTATTAACTGCATCGATCACACTCCCGTTTTGCTCCGCAATGTCAATGCGGACACTAACCACTGGGTGGGCCTCAAGCTCGTTGGCGGTCCAAAGAGTCCTCGCGACGCGGTCGGCGCGACTGTTTACGTAGCAGCAGGCGGGATACGGCAACGCGGCGACGTAATGAGCGGCGGTAGTTTCGAATCATCCAACGATCAGCGGCTTCATTTTGGTCTGGGACCGGCGAGCGCGGTTGACAGCGTCGAGGTCCGATGGAACAGTGGTTTAGTCGAACACGTCAATCTTCCGAGCGTCGATCGCTTTTTTGTTATCGAAGAAGGCAAAGGTCTGGTACCGAGTGTCTACGATGCGATCGCGAACAGCGCTGCATCCGCGATTAAACCACGGTCGGCTGGGAATTAG
- a CDS encoding choice-of-anchor D domain-containing protein, whose product MKYLLRLRVTFRLSAFPLAAFALFASSSLHGQSVVHTGASPALNFGNVNVCPAGSTSPSPCNKTLTLTYRVTATGTLGTPKAVTKGTPKLDYTLASGSTCTGLVTQGTSCTVKLKFTPRFSGLRKGAVEIVDSTGKLQATTLIHGIGVAPQIAFDPAVQTTVAIASSSFGSPFEVDELGYFYVAYTGDGVIDGIAKIPPDGGTPTILNTAGLDVGAPSALDGAGNVFVRGSLDLVELPAGGGEPTALLLGDGFDEALDMAVDGSGNLFVLYEHYVSGIQMFAVAEIPAGGGPEIPLPFAFPSDDYRARAESLTIDSLGNVYVLFVTFPGFTGQVYEVPAGGGSQVVLPPTFNVDGGYMAADAASNLFVGNAPQIEEIPAGSSSAITISTFPKPEYSDHQNVAVNPAGDVFSILPSGDLVKLHRSQPPPLSFPETPLGTTSIPLSINVQNTGNASLTLSGITASGPFATLSGASSDCTIGSSLAPGGRCELRVTFRPDSEAVTTGSITLTDNALNKCGAAQVIELAGTIGDPPMAKLSATTLHFGSIAYSTSSTLPLTITNIGGGTLTLAPSINGPSYTIASSTCSAGVAAGKSCTLQVEFAPVSVGNHNDNLTLVTNESLNNGPTTANVALRGLGTGVGALEANKIVQFPDYEDGQGDPFPVVALTIYNFGVPGKVTVSTRINGQSYKIVGSTCTAGLTAGSTCTLQVEFIPQALGYHNDILTLTPSGGAAPSTVYLRGFDEECCG is encoded by the coding sequence TTGAAGTATCTACTCCGCCTTCGCGTGACGTTTCGTCTCTCTGCCTTCCCGTTAGCCGCTTTCGCTCTTTTCGCCTCAAGCTCGTTGCATGGGCAATCGGTAGTCCACACCGGGGCATCGCCAGCCCTCAATTTTGGCAACGTCAACGTCTGTCCAGCGGGTTCAACTTCCCCCTCGCCCTGCAACAAAACGCTGACATTGACTTACAGGGTCACAGCGACTGGAACCCTTGGCACGCCGAAAGCCGTCACCAAAGGGACGCCGAAACTCGACTACACCCTGGCCAGCGGCAGTACCTGCACCGGCCTGGTCACACAGGGCACGTCCTGCACGGTTAAATTGAAATTCACGCCGCGCTTCTCGGGATTGCGCAAGGGCGCGGTCGAGATCGTAGACTCAACCGGCAAACTACAGGCGACGACGCTGATTCATGGAATAGGAGTAGCCCCACAGATTGCGTTCGATCCCGCCGTACAAACGACCGTCGCCATAGCTTCCTCCTCCTTCGGCAGTCCTTTTGAAGTCGACGAATTAGGCTATTTCTATGTTGCCTACACTGGCGACGGAGTAATCGACGGGATAGCGAAGATTCCTCCCGATGGCGGAACTCCGACCATTTTGAACACCGCAGGACTGGACGTAGGCGCTCCTTCGGCATTGGATGGCGCAGGCAATGTTTTTGTGAGAGGAAGTCTGGACCTCGTCGAGCTGCCAGCCGGCGGTGGTGAACCTACCGCCCTTCTCCTCGGTGATGGCTTCGATGAGGCATTGGACATGGCGGTGGACGGGTCTGGAAATCTCTTCGTTTTATACGAGCATTATGTTTCGGGAATTCAAATGTTTGCGGTCGCGGAAATCCCAGCCGGGGGCGGCCCTGAAATCCCCCTTCCGTTCGCCTTCCCGAGCGACGACTATCGGGCTCGCGCAGAATCGCTGACTATAGATAGTCTGGGCAACGTTTACGTATTGTTTGTTACTTTCCCTGGCTTCACCGGGCAAGTATACGAAGTGCCGGCTGGTGGCGGCAGTCAAGTGGTGCTACCCCCTACCTTTAATGTCGACGGAGGGTACATGGCGGCGGACGCTGCCAGCAATCTATTCGTTGGCAACGCTCCCCAGATCGAGGAGATTCCGGCCGGCTCGAGCTCAGCTATTACGATCAGCACTTTTCCGAAGCCTGAATACTCGGACCATCAGAACGTGGCAGTCAATCCCGCCGGCGATGTTTTTTCCATCCTACCTAGTGGCGATCTGGTCAAGCTGCATCGTTCCCAACCGCCCCCATTAAGCTTCCCCGAAACCCCGTTGGGAACCACCAGCATCCCGTTGTCAATCAATGTTCAGAACACCGGTAATGCATCACTCACGCTCAGCGGCATCACTGCGAGCGGACCATTTGCCACGCTTTCGGGCGCTTCCTCGGACTGCACAATCGGCTCTTCTCTCGCGCCGGGTGGGCGATGCGAACTCCGCGTCACCTTCAGGCCAGACTCGGAAGCCGTGACCACCGGCTCGATTACGCTCACGGACAACGCGCTGAACAAGTGTGGCGCGGCCCAGGTCATCGAGTTGGCGGGAACCATTGGCGACCCGCCAATGGCCAAGCTTTCGGCGACGACGCTGCACTTTGGGAGCATCGCTTATTCCACCAGCTCGACGCTTCCGTTGACGATCACCAACATTGGCGGTGGCACGCTGACGCTTGCGCCCTCGATCAACGGGCCCAGCTATACGATCGCGTCGAGCACCTGCTCGGCGGGAGTGGCCGCAGGCAAGAGCTGTACTTTGCAGGTGGAATTCGCTCCGGTTTCTGTTGGGAACCACAATGACAACCTGACCCTGGTCACCAATGAATCGCTCAACAATGGGCCGACCACTGCGAACGTCGCTCTTAGGGGCCTCGGTACCGGAGTCGGTGCTCTCGAAGCTAACAAGATCGTTCAATTCCCCGACTACGAGGACGGGCAGGGCGACCCCTTTCCGGTTGTCGCACTCACGATTTACAACTTCGGTGTTCCCGGTAAGGTGACGGTGAGCACTCGCATCAACGGCCAGAGCTACAAAATTGTCGGCAGTACCTGTACTGCTGGCCTCACGGCGGGCAGCACCTGCACATTGCAGGTGGAATTTATCCCGCAAGCGCTGGGCTATCATAACGACATTCTGACGCTGACTCCCAGTGGGGGAGCCGCTCCCAGCACCGTCTACCTCAGGGGCTTTGATGAGGAGTGCTGCGGCTAA
- a CDS encoding tetratricopeptide repeat protein, producing the protein MQYIRKRLTLVAAFAVGGLLAFAISTGSGFSQDQVKDQSTEYQAAKDRSDQERKQYAAKVRETYNFRFGKDNLFVPGTMQVQGDDFVQPGAFPNAAYCAHCHQEAYSQWRQALHSNAFRTPFYRASVNILVNTKGIEFARHCDSCHNPVAVMAGGLTEDSKVDRKMDQDGLTCATCHSIQKLQSIKGNGGFVMGIPSVMVDENGNRIPGEVPYKEILEHTDRHSQAVMQSFYRTPEFCGACHKANLPAPLNDYKFIRAFTAYDEWQNSKFSKRNPLTFYSGDFTTCQNCHMKRAANVLPDYGAKNGTFASHRWLAGNTAVPFYYGFDEQLEKTIAFLRAGNFLNVDIVGLKKSGDEKLIAPLGSVPFSLEPNSTIEALVVVQNKNIGHSLIPEVRDLYEAWIEFTVQDAAGKDIYHSGFLKPDGYLDERAHSFTNRPVNLEGEFVDNHKVWTIHSVAYDNSVQAGRSALVRYQFRIPAQIQGEIKLTARVNYRHFRQSYLNNVFGPDHPAYPVVEIASRTESLNIGKNEPTQPEPGDNADWMRWNNLGIGYLDQLQYADAIRAFNEVVKLRPDYADAYTNIALTEIEWEKYGSARAGIDKALELSPNNARALYYAALLERRAGHSDAEIADLREVVRQYPDSRDARRELGISYYQQHKNDEAMAQFVELQRIDPDDLAAHYNLSILYRRAGMKDKAAEQQALFVTKKFDPGAPTYSLDFLRKHPEISIESVPWHMHTDDVHDMSEPASGAQ; encoded by the coding sequence ATGCAATACATCAGGAAGCGTTTGACTCTAGTTGCGGCTTTTGCCGTCGGCGGTCTGCTTGCTTTCGCGATCTCTACCGGATCAGGGTTCAGCCAGGATCAAGTTAAAGATCAATCTACTGAATATCAAGCCGCTAAAGATCGGTCCGATCAAGAACGCAAACAATACGCCGCAAAGGTCCGCGAGACCTATAACTTTCGCTTCGGCAAGGACAACCTGTTTGTCCCCGGAACAATGCAGGTGCAAGGTGACGATTTTGTTCAGCCCGGTGCATTTCCAAATGCCGCTTACTGCGCCCACTGTCACCAGGAGGCATACAGCCAATGGCGGCAGGCTCTCCACTCAAATGCCTTCCGCACACCCTTCTATCGGGCGAGCGTGAATATTCTGGTCAATACCAAGGGCATTGAGTTTGCGCGCCATTGCGATAGCTGCCACAACCCCGTCGCCGTCATGGCGGGCGGTTTGACTGAGGATTCCAAAGTTGATCGGAAAATGGACCAGGATGGGCTCACCTGCGCCACGTGCCATTCGATTCAGAAACTGCAGTCGATCAAGGGGAACGGCGGCTTTGTTATGGGAATTCCGTCGGTGATGGTGGATGAGAATGGAAACCGCATCCCCGGGGAAGTTCCATACAAGGAGATATTGGAGCATACCGACCGCCATTCTCAAGCAGTCATGCAGAGCTTCTACCGGACCCCGGAGTTTTGCGGCGCCTGCCACAAAGCCAATCTGCCGGCGCCCCTGAACGACTATAAGTTCATCCGGGCGTTCACTGCATACGACGAATGGCAGAACTCGAAATTTTCCAAGCGGAACCCATTGACGTTTTATTCCGGCGACTTTACCACTTGTCAAAACTGCCATATGAAGCGAGCCGCCAATGTCCTGCCGGACTACGGGGCGAAGAATGGCACGTTCGCATCGCATCGCTGGCTCGCCGGCAACACCGCGGTGCCATTCTATTACGGCTTCGACGAGCAGCTGGAGAAAACGATCGCGTTCTTGCGGGCTGGGAACTTCCTGAATGTCGATATCGTGGGATTGAAGAAGTCGGGTGATGAAAAGCTAATTGCGCCACTCGGGTCGGTCCCTTTCAGCCTGGAGCCGAATAGCACAATCGAGGCACTGGTGGTCGTCCAGAATAAGAACATCGGACACTCGTTGATCCCCGAAGTACGCGACCTATATGAGGCTTGGATCGAGTTCACCGTGCAGGACGCCGCCGGCAAGGACATCTACCACAGCGGCTTTCTGAAGCCAGACGGGTATCTGGACGAGCGCGCCCACAGCTTCACCAACCGCCCTGTGAATTTGGAGGGTGAGTTCGTCGACAACCACAAAGTCTGGACGATCCACTCCGTCGCCTATGACAACTCGGTTCAGGCGGGACGGTCGGCTTTGGTTCGGTATCAATTCCGGATACCCGCGCAGATTCAAGGTGAGATCAAGTTGACGGCGCGGGTGAACTACCGTCACTTCCGGCAGAGTTATTTGAACAATGTCTTCGGCCCTGACCATCCGGCATATCCGGTCGTTGAGATCGCCTCCCGCACCGAGTCGCTGAATATAGGAAAGAATGAGCCTACCCAACCTGAACCTGGCGATAACGCCGACTGGATGCGGTGGAACAACCTGGGAATCGGGTACCTCGACCAGTTGCAATACGCGGACGCTATCCGTGCATTCAATGAAGTGGTAAAGCTCAGGCCCGATTATGCTGACGCTTACACCAACATCGCACTCACCGAGATCGAGTGGGAGAAATACGGGTCAGCTCGCGCGGGCATCGATAAGGCGCTCGAGCTAAGTCCCAATAATGCCAGGGCCCTTTACTATGCGGCGCTTCTCGAAAGGCGGGCAGGTCACTCTGACGCCGAGATCGCCGACCTGCGAGAGGTCGTCCGGCAATACCCGGACTCCCGCGATGCACGCCGGGAACTGGGCATCTCCTACTACCAACAGCATAAGAACGATGAGGCGATGGCACAGTTTGTCGAGCTGCAGAGGATCGACCCCGACGATCTTGCCGCGCACTACAACCTCTCGATCCTCTATCGGCGCGCGGGCATGAAGGATAAGGCGGCAGAGCAGCAGGCTTTGTTCGTTACTAAGAAATTCGATCCGGGCGCGCCCACTTACTCGCTCGACTTTCTGCGAAAACATCCTGAGATATCGATCGAAAGTGTGCCATGGCACATGCACACGGATGACGTCCACGATATGAGCGAACCGGCCTCAGGAGCACAGTAA
- a CDS encoding DUF169 domain-containing protein, translating into MSEDRLSNLAARLAAALELRQPPVALGFSRFIPSGMSEHTGRVPAGCRFWEDAADAAFATSAADHSLCAIGVYTHRLQESPAQQSDLMDALKVFGELGYVTAQDLATIPVLESQHEYVLYSPLSRAPFVPDVVLLFVLANQSLILSEATQQVENQNPPAMGRPACAVVPQVMNTGRAALSLGCCGARAYLDVLTDDIALFAIPGAKLEAYVERIETLANANKVLTAFHQLRRRDVENGRAPTVQESLLEMGA; encoded by the coding sequence ATGAGCGAAGATAGGCTCTCCAATTTAGCGGCCAGGCTTGCGGCTGCACTCGAGCTTCGGCAGCCGCCTGTGGCGCTTGGCTTTTCGAGGTTCATCCCCTCTGGCATGAGCGAACATACAGGCCGGGTACCCGCAGGATGCAGGTTCTGGGAGGATGCGGCAGACGCCGCGTTTGCGACATCCGCCGCGGACCACAGTCTCTGCGCGATCGGTGTTTATACTCACCGTCTTCAGGAATCTCCAGCCCAGCAAAGCGATCTCATGGATGCTCTCAAGGTATTTGGCGAGCTCGGCTATGTGACAGCGCAGGATCTCGCGACCATTCCAGTGCTGGAGTCTCAGCACGAATATGTTCTCTATTCGCCGCTGTCTAGAGCGCCGTTTGTGCCGGACGTCGTGCTTCTGTTTGTCCTGGCAAATCAGAGCCTGATTCTCTCCGAAGCCACGCAACAAGTCGAGAACCAGAACCCCCCCGCCATGGGCAGGCCGGCATGCGCGGTCGTACCGCAGGTCATGAATACCGGTCGCGCCGCGCTCAGTCTGGGGTGTTGCGGAGCCCGCGCCTACCTTGACGTTCTCACCGACGACATTGCCCTCTTTGCGATTCCGGGCGCCAAGCTTGAGGCTTATGTCGAGAGAATCGAAACGCTCGCGAATGCCAACAAGGTTCTAACCGCCTTCCATCAGCTTCGCCGCCGCGATGTCGAGAATGGGAGGGCTCCGACTGTCCAAGAGTCGTTGCTGGAAATGGGAGCATGA
- a CDS encoding leucine-rich repeat domain-containing protein, with the protein MSAESTVNLNLWKKHLGKVPEEVWEVAAQLETLVLAENDLTEVPERFGTLTRLRMLDLGHNNLAALPSGLGALIGLRDFLYLHDNELVTLPVSLRRLTRLRYLNLSENRFEVLPEAVCEMESLIELRLCDNQLRDLPDAIGQLAQLRELHLRNNEITVLPESVGGLKELRQMDLRQNPIHSLPDTLLQLPKLEKLDLRWVPTLAPPVWLFELEAKGCAVYR; encoded by the coding sequence ATGTCAGCTGAGTCCACTGTAAATTTAAATCTCTGGAAAAAACACCTTGGGAAGGTGCCGGAGGAGGTCTGGGAAGTTGCCGCCCAGCTTGAAACTCTGGTTCTTGCGGAGAATGATCTAACCGAAGTTCCTGAGAGGTTTGGCACGCTTACGCGACTTCGTATGTTGGACCTGGGGCACAACAATCTTGCTGCACTGCCATCAGGGCTTGGAGCGCTGATCGGGCTCCGCGATTTCCTTTATCTGCATGATAATGAGCTGGTGACATTGCCGGTGTCTCTTCGGCGCTTGACGAGACTTCGCTATCTAAACCTTAGTGAGAACCGCTTCGAGGTCTTGCCCGAGGCGGTATGCGAAATGGAGAGCTTGATCGAACTGCGACTCTGTGACAATCAACTTCGCGATTTGCCGGACGCAATCGGTCAGCTCGCGCAATTGAGAGAGCTTCACCTGCGAAACAACGAGATCACGGTACTTCCCGAGTCGGTTGGTGGTCTTAAAGAACTCCGGCAGATGGACCTCCGCCAGAATCCCATTCACTCGTTGCCCGATACCTTGCTGCAACTGCCGAAACTGGAGAAGTTGGATCTCCGTTGGGTGCCTACTCTGGCGCCGCCAGTCTGGCTGTTTGAGTTGGAAGCCAAGGGTTGCGCAGTTTACAGATAA
- a CDS encoding tetratricopeptide repeat protein: protein MGWLSAYIVCLVLGAASQTLSQTQSRSNPAAVKATEPPSVVITEDATQLINEGNLKEALGKLDALAVDHPGLVGLEYLRGFVYYQQSDLRKAEIAFRRAISQNPQDRESRQMLGITLYRQGRPADAIPVLEAEHSSPAMTNVDPSYLLALCYIDVDRYDDARHTLAAEYGFVPDSPSAYLLTARILLRRESMVPAESTARKALQLNPRLPLAHKLLGEIYLAKSDINQAIQEFQSERNFNPLDATIYERLGDAYFRAGDDEQARESLNRALLLDPHSTGPYILLGKVLVRERNPLVATGYLERALHMDPGNYITHYLLGQAYHASGRTQDASREFEKSEQLRFGADSSSAQAQSPSPYEGKLPK, encoded by the coding sequence ATGGGTTGGCTTTCTGCTTACATCGTTTGCCTGGTTCTGGGCGCTGCCTCGCAGACGTTGAGTCAGACGCAATCTCGCTCCAACCCCGCCGCGGTTAAGGCCACAGAACCGCCGAGCGTGGTGATCACCGAAGATGCCACCCAGCTGATCAATGAGGGAAATCTCAAAGAGGCGCTCGGAAAGCTGGATGCGCTGGCTGTTGACCACCCGGGACTCGTTGGTCTCGAGTATCTGAGAGGTTTCGTCTATTATCAGCAGTCTGATCTCAGGAAGGCAGAAATCGCTTTCAGGAGAGCAATTTCCCAGAATCCGCAGGATCGCGAGTCGAGGCAGATGCTGGGAATCACGCTGTATCGTCAGGGTAGACCCGCCGACGCGATTCCGGTTCTCGAGGCGGAACACTCCTCCCCGGCTATGACGAATGTCGATCCCAGCTATCTCCTCGCCCTCTGCTACATAGATGTTGATCGGTACGACGACGCCCGGCATACCCTTGCCGCCGAATACGGTTTCGTTCCTGATTCTCCCTCCGCCTACCTGCTTACCGCGCGAATCCTGCTGCGCCGTGAAAGCATGGTTCCCGCGGAGTCGACGGCTCGGAAAGCGCTCCAACTTAACCCTCGATTGCCGCTCGCGCACAAACTACTGGGCGAGATCTATCTGGCGAAGAGCGATATCAACCAGGCGATCCAGGAGTTTCAAAGCGAGCGCAACTTCAATCCTCTAGACGCCACAATCTACGAACGCCTCGGCGACGCCTATTTCCGTGCTGGGGACGACGAGCAGGCGAGAGAGTCGCTCAACCGCGCTCTCCTGCTCGATCCGCACTCTACAGGGCCTTACATCCTGCTGGGGAAAGTGCTGGTTCGAGAGCGGAATCCATTAGTTGCTACCGGGTATCTTGAGCGCGCCTTGCATATGGATCCTGGGAATTACATTACCCACTACCTGCTCGGGCAGGCGTACCACGCGTCCGGGCGCACGCAAGACGCCTCTCGCGAATTCGAGAAGTCAGAGCAACTGCGATTTGGAGCAGATTCCTCGTCCGCACAAGCCCAATCACCCTCCCCCTATGAGGGCAAGTTGCCGAAGTAA
- a CDS encoding HD domain-containing protein, translating into MMNSDLFAPFNELASKLLPMLSGTDGAHDVSHLTRVWRNVKEIQHHEGGDLELLAAAVLLHDCVDVPKQSPLRSQASRLAAAEAIARLTALGWSATRIDLVASAIESHSYSAGIAPVTLEACILQDGDRLDAIGFTGIARCFYTAGRMGSSLYEPSDPRGKRRALNDADFALDHFPAKLLKLAEGFRTVTGRSIAARRHEVIRSFYLGMLEEFEDPVERA; encoded by the coding sequence ATGATGAACTCTGATCTATTTGCGCCATTCAATGAACTTGCGAGCAAGCTCTTACCCATGTTGTCCGGAACCGATGGTGCGCATGACGTCTCGCACCTCACGCGAGTGTGGCGGAATGTGAAGGAAATTCAGCATCATGAGGGCGGAGACTTGGAGCTTCTGGCCGCTGCGGTTCTCCTGCATGATTGTGTCGACGTGCCAAAGCAGTCACCCTTGAGGTCACAGGCGTCCCGGCTAGCCGCAGCCGAAGCGATCGCCCGGCTCACCGCCCTGGGATGGAGCGCTACGCGAATCGACTTGGTAGCATCAGCCATCGAGAGTCACAGCTATTCGGCGGGGATCGCGCCGGTCACTCTAGAAGCTTGCATCCTGCAGGATGGCGACCGCCTAGACGCCATAGGTTTCACAGGCATTGCCAGGTGCTTCTACACCGCGGGCCGAATGGGATCGTCACTTTACGAACCTTCTGACCCTCGCGGAAAACGAAGGGCCTTGAACGATGCCGACTTCGCCCTGGACCACTTCCCGGCGAAGCTGTTGAAGTTGGCAGAAGGCTTTAGAACGGTTACAGGACGATCCATCGCGGCACGGAGGCATGAGGTGATACGCAGCTTCTACTTAGGTATGTTAGAGGAGTTTGAAGATCCAGTAGAACGCGCTTGA